The following DNA comes from Oceanivirga salmonicida.
CATTGATTAAACCTAAATGCATATTAGACAATAGTATAAGTCCTGCACAAGTTCCAAAACAAGGCATACCTTTTTTTATCTTTTCTTTTATTATATCAAACATTTCTAATTCTTTTAATAATTTTGATATAACTGTACTCTCTCCACCAGGTATTATCAACCCATCATATTCACTTAATGCATCTTCTTTATTTCTTATTTCAAAACAATCTATATTTAATTTTTTTAATATTTTTTCATGCTCTATAAAGGCCCCTTGCAATGCTAAAACTCCTATTTTCATATCTCAAAATCCCTTTTCACTAATTTATTATTAACATATGTACTTTTTACCATAAATACATTTTTATCTTTATTTATTATCTTATCTAAAAAATCTTTATCGCCTTCCCATATATTAAGTTCAAAGATTTTATTTCTATCAATCCAGTGTAAATCTCCTTCATCGCATTCTATCATTTCGCCAGAGAAATCTTCAGTACTAAATACAAAAATATATTCTACATCATTATCATCAGATTTAAAAGTAATTAATCCCCTATAATCAAGACTATTTGCAATAAAGCCAGTTTCTTCTTTTATCTCTCTTATAGCAGATTCGTAAGGACTCTCAAATTCTTCAATATGACCACCTACACCAATCCATTTGCCTTTATTAATATCATTTTCTTTTTTATTTCTATACAACATTAAAATTTTATCATCTTTTTCTAAATATGTTACTGTGTATAATTTCATTAAGTTCCTCCTATAAAAACAAGAAGGTTAATACCTTCTTATCTATATTTTATTTTTTAAATACTCTATTTTTTCTTTTAATCCTTCATCACTTGGATCTAACTTATATGCTGAAATATATTCTTGATATGCTTTTTTATGTCTTCCCATATGTTCATACTTTCTACCAAAATCTATATATGCAGTCAATATATCAAAATCTAAAAATATAGCTTTTTCATAATAGTTTATTGCATCTATTATTTTTCCTTCACGAGACGCTATATTACCTAATAAAAATATTACAAAAGG
Coding sequences within:
- a CDS encoding NUDIX hydrolase, with the protein product MKLYTVTYLEKDDKILMLYRNKKENDINKGKWIGVGGHIEEFESPYESAIREIKEETGFIANSLDYRGLITFKSDDNDVEYIFVFSTEDFSGEMIECDEGDLHWIDRNKIFELNIWEGDKDFLDKIINKDKNVFMVKSTYVNNKLVKRDFEI
- the pdxT gene encoding pyridoxal 5'-phosphate synthase glutaminase subunit PdxT, which encodes MKIGVLALQGAFIEHEKILKKLNIDCFEIRNKEDALSEYDGLIIPGGESTVISKLLKELEMFDIIKEKIKKGMPCFGTCAGLILLSNMHLGLINVEVKRNAYGRQLGSFITKDKFNDIDIPMVFIRAPYIEKITNDVKILSVVDNNIVAARQNNILVTAYHPELTDDFTVHKYFIDIINEKR
- a CDS encoding tetratricopeptide repeat protein; the protein is NELKNNLIKNEHDIESLKKLAEIYHAYKRNDEAIEIYKKLSEIKIDDNEILAFLGYLYYENNSLELAKKYLLKSLDLCSKEPFVIFLLGNIASREGKIIDAINYYEKAIFLDFDILTAYIDFGRKYEHMGRHKKAYQEYISAYKLDPSDEGLKEKIEYLKNKI